From a region of the Thiorhodovibrio winogradskyi genome:
- the rnk gene encoding nucleoside diphosphate kinase regulator translates to MNTRPRIILSALDVERLETLLDALPHGAFPGKEDLEAELARADIVEPRDIPPTVITMNSTVRFRVESSADDFTLTLVYPKDMDASGEKISILAPVGSALLGLSIGDSIEWPKPGGGILRVRVEEITYQPERAGEFHR, encoded by the coding sequence ATGAACACCAGACCCAGAATCATCCTCTCCGCGCTCGACGTCGAGCGCCTCGAAACCCTGCTCGACGCCCTGCCCCATGGCGCCTTCCCCGGCAAGGAAGACCTCGAAGCCGAGCTGGCCCGGGCCGATATCGTCGAGCCTCGGGACATCCCGCCAACCGTGATCACCATGAACTCAACCGTGCGTTTTCGCGTCGAGTCCTCCGCCGATGACTTCACCCTGACCCTGGTCTACCCCAAGGACATGGACGCCAGCGGTGAGAAGATCTCCATCCTCGCCCCCGTTGGCAGCGCCCTGCTCGGGCTCTCTATTGGCGACAGCATCGAGTGGCCCAAGCCCGGCGGCGGCATCCTGCGCGTGCGCGTCGAGGAGATCACCTACCAACCGGAACGCGCCGGGGAATTTCACCGCTAG
- a CDS encoding NUDIX hydrolase: MTDQRLCYQGRVVDVYRERVRLPNDARVELDIVRHPGGAAAVALDDQGRVCLLRQYRHAAAGWLWELPAGKLDPGESPRTTVERELVEEAGMAAADWVSLGRLHSSPGVLTEVIHLYLARDLSPRALAHEHGELIEVHWIPLEMALGRCHSGDITDAKTLVGLFRAAALLQAPRARGVAADEGMATGETA, from the coding sequence ATGACAGATCAACGACTTTGTTACCAGGGCCGGGTGGTGGATGTCTATCGCGAGCGCGTGCGCTTGCCCAATGATGCGCGGGTGGAGCTGGACATTGTCCGTCATCCTGGCGGCGCGGCGGCGGTGGCGCTGGACGATCAGGGCCGGGTATGCCTGCTGCGGCAGTATCGCCATGCGGCGGCTGGCTGGCTGTGGGAACTGCCCGCCGGCAAGTTGGACCCGGGCGAGTCGCCGCGTACCACGGTCGAGCGGGAATTGGTCGAGGAGGCGGGCATGGCAGCCGCCGACTGGGTGTCGCTTGGGCGCCTGCACAGCTCGCCCGGGGTGCTGACCGAGGTCATTCATCTCTACCTGGCGCGCGATCTTAGTCCGCGTGCCCTGGCCCACGAGCATGGCGAGCTGATCGAGGTGCATTGGATACCGCTTGAGATGGCGCTTGGGCGCTGTCACTCGGGCGATATCACCGATGCCAAGACGCTGGTCGGCCTGTTTCGCGCCGCCGCTTTGCTGCAGGCTCCGCGGGCTCGGGGCGTCGCCGCGGACGAGGGTATGGCAACCGGAGAGACAGCATGA
- a CDS encoding response regulator — translation MESTLAPADLAFILEADGTILDFFRTEAAALYAPPEVFLGKRPAEVLPEKAAAAFAAALAEVRGPGSARSFQYHLPMEGGERLFEARVGRLSARSGYLVTVRDISDHVETRQRLREQESLLATMFAQTTDAILLVDPDTGQVVQCNDAACEMLGYSREEFLRLRVMDFEAEHEAARIRANMRAILAGEIAGFETRYRAKDGRLLDSYVTFRLIEHQGRQLISGVWQDITERKQHEREQRALVAELKRNQDFLTRAQSVSQTGHWYLDIPGDRLQWSEEACRIFGVPPETELRLEDFFARVHPKDLAELKDAWQAALAGATYRLQHRILVNGQVRWVEERAQIERDASGQPITGLGIVQDVTERVETAHELEEYRLHLEELVVSRTSALEAAKSAAEGANRAKSAFLSNMSHEIRTPMNAIIGYAHLIRRDPLTQRQSEQLQKLSDSAQHLLQVINDVLDLSKIEAEKIELEEEDFEPARVVDNVCSLIAPNMIHKELDLRVDLDHLPTCVRGDSTRFGQVLLNLLSNAVKFTDAGSVGVRARMLDTGGERPAGEGGGMVNGHFLAEPVWLRFEVRDTGIGMTAEQRGRLFQAFEQADGSTTRRYGGTGLGLAISKRLTELMGGRIGVDSEPDQGSCFWFELPFAPARGKTAADKVLSGLRGRRALVIDDREEDRAALVELLEAMHIALDTADNGASGAALVLKAERAEAPFDLVLVDWKMPDLDGIDTVHSIRALPLKHLPACILVTAFGDTLAPEDVASAGIARVLDKPVTPSKLRDALEQALHRPFRSTSASADRTVPSTGVALGAGPDSAPAPRGRILLVEDNPINQEVTRELLEAFGCSVTLAADGREALSQARRSEFDLILMDIQMPVMDGLTATREIRRLPGRRRVPILAMTANVFDADRQSALAAGMNDHLGKPIEPEILAQVLRQWLPGRAEITAATNGSGLESPAADFGPRAALDSLPGLNPTLGLRRLRGDFNRYRRLLCQFVDDHGEDAYRMSAMLEEHNLEGIAALAHGLKGVAATLAAERIRRHAADVELAARAELGGERLRAPIEQLGVTLEGFADAITAAFGSIQPDPAARTVEDAPGHPDTGALAATLQQLETLLANDDTESNQVFENARAGLHAAFGENARRLERRIRGFEYERALDIVREMRGSN, via the coding sequence ATGGAATCCACCCTGGCGCCCGCCGATCTGGCCTTTATCCTCGAAGCCGACGGCACCATTCTCGATTTCTTCCGCACTGAAGCGGCGGCCCTCTATGCCCCGCCCGAGGTCTTCCTCGGCAAGCGGCCGGCGGAGGTGTTGCCAGAAAAGGCCGCGGCGGCCTTTGCCGCCGCGCTGGCCGAGGTGCGCGGACCGGGTTCGGCGCGCTCCTTCCAATATCACCTGCCCATGGAAGGTGGCGAGCGCCTGTTCGAGGCGCGCGTCGGGCGACTGTCCGCCCGTTCCGGCTATTTAGTCACGGTACGCGACATCAGCGACCATGTTGAGACCAGGCAGCGCCTGCGCGAGCAGGAGTCCCTGCTCGCCACCATGTTCGCTCAAACCACCGATGCCATCTTGCTGGTCGACCCAGACACTGGCCAAGTGGTGCAGTGTAACGACGCCGCCTGCGAGATGCTCGGCTACAGCCGCGAGGAGTTCCTGCGGCTGCGGGTGATGGATTTTGAGGCCGAGCATGAGGCGGCGCGAATCAGGGCCAACATGCGCGCCATTCTCGCAGGCGAGATCGCCGGCTTCGAGACCCGGTATCGTGCCAAGGATGGCCGTCTGCTCGACTCCTATGTCACCTTCCGGCTGATCGAGCACCAGGGGCGCCAACTGATCTCGGGTGTGTGGCAGGACATCACCGAGCGCAAGCAACACGAACGCGAGCAGCGGGCCTTGGTGGCCGAGCTGAAACGCAATCAGGACTTCCTCACCCGCGCCCAGTCCGTGTCCCAGACCGGGCACTGGTATCTGGATATTCCCGGCGACCGCCTGCAGTGGTCGGAGGAGGCCTGCCGCATTTTTGGCGTCCCGCCCGAGACTGAACTGAGGCTTGAAGACTTCTTCGCCCGTGTCCACCCCAAGGACCTCGCCGAGCTGAAAGACGCCTGGCAGGCGGCGCTCGCCGGCGCGACTTATCGTCTTCAACACCGCATCCTGGTGAACGGCCAGGTGCGCTGGGTGGAGGAGCGTGCCCAGATCGAGCGCGACGCCAGCGGTCAGCCGATCACCGGGCTTGGGATCGTGCAAGACGTCACCGAGCGGGTCGAGACCGCGCACGAACTCGAGGAATACCGCCTGCATCTCGAGGAATTGGTGGTTTCGCGCACTTCCGCGCTGGAGGCGGCCAAGAGCGCGGCCGAGGGCGCCAACCGCGCCAAGAGCGCCTTCCTTTCCAACATGAGCCACGAGATCCGCACGCCGATGAACGCCATCATTGGCTACGCCCATCTGATCCGGCGCGACCCGCTTACCCAACGTCAGTCCGAACAGCTGCAAAAGCTCTCCGACTCGGCCCAGCACCTGCTGCAAGTCATCAACGATGTGCTCGACCTGTCCAAGATCGAGGCCGAGAAGATTGAGTTGGAGGAAGAGGATTTCGAGCCTGCGCGCGTCGTCGACAACGTCTGCTCCCTAATCGCGCCCAACATGATCCACAAGGAGCTTGATCTGCGCGTCGATCTCGATCATCTGCCCACCTGCGTGCGCGGCGACAGCACCCGCTTCGGCCAGGTTCTGCTCAACTTGCTGAGCAACGCGGTCAAGTTCACCGATGCCGGCAGCGTCGGTGTGCGCGCTCGCATGCTTGATACCGGCGGCGAGCGACCGGCGGGGGAGGGCGGCGGGATGGTCAATGGCCATTTCCTGGCCGAGCCGGTGTGGCTGCGCTTTGAGGTGCGCGACACTGGCATCGGTATGACCGCCGAACAACGCGGGCGGCTATTCCAAGCCTTCGAGCAGGCCGACGGCAGCACCACCCGCCGCTACGGCGGCACCGGGCTGGGGCTGGCCATCAGCAAGCGGCTAACGGAGCTCATGGGTGGGCGCATTGGCGTGGACAGCGAGCCCGACCAGGGCAGTTGCTTTTGGTTCGAGCTGCCCTTCGCGCCGGCACGTGGCAAGACAGCGGCCGACAAGGTGCTCAGCGGGCTGCGCGGCCGCCGCGCCCTGGTGATCGACGACCGGGAAGAGGATCGCGCCGCTCTGGTGGAGTTGCTCGAAGCCATGCACATCGCGCTTGATACCGCCGACAACGGCGCCTCGGGAGCGGCCCTGGTCCTGAAGGCCGAGCGCGCCGAGGCGCCCTTCGACCTGGTGCTGGTCGACTGGAAAATGCCCGACCTCGACGGTATCGATACCGTGCACAGCATCCGCGCCCTGCCGCTAAAACATTTGCCGGCCTGTATTCTGGTCACCGCCTTCGGCGACACCCTGGCGCCGGAAGATGTCGCCAGCGCTGGCATTGCCCGGGTGCTGGACAAACCCGTCACCCCTTCCAAGCTGCGGGACGCTCTCGAGCAGGCGCTGCACCGCCCCTTCCGCTCGACCTCCGCCAGCGCTGATCGGACAGTCCCCTCAACCGGTGTCGCGCTTGGCGCCGGGCCAGATTCGGCACCAGCCCCCCGTGGTCGCATTCTGCTGGTGGAAGACAATCCCATCAACCAGGAGGTCACGCGCGAACTGCTCGAGGCCTTCGGCTGCTCCGTCACTCTGGCCGCCGACGGCCGTGAAGCCTTGTCCCAGGCACGGCGTTCGGAGTTCGATCTGATTTTAATGGACATCCAGATGCCGGTGATGGACGGCCTGACCGCCACCCGCGAGATTCGCCGCCTGCCTGGGCGGCGGCGGGTGCCCATTCTTGCCATGACCGCCAATGTGTTCGACGCGGATCGCCAGTCCGCCCTGGCCGCCGGCATGAACGACCACCTTGGCAAGCCCATCGAGCCCGAGATCCTGGCCCAGGTGCTGCGTCAATGGTTGCCGGGTCGAGCCGAGATCACCGCCGCCACCAATGGTTCTGGGCTGGAATCACCGGCGGCCGATTTTGGGCCGCGGGCCGCGCTCGACAGCCTGCCGGGCTTGAATCCTACCCTGGGGCTGCGACGGTTGCGCGGCGACTTCAACCGCTACCGACGGCTCTTGTGTCAGTTTGTCGACGACCACGGCGAGGATGCCTACCGCATGAGCGCCATGCTCGAGGAACACAACCTCGAGGGCATCGCCGCGCTCGCTCACGGTCTCAAGGGCGTCGCCGCCACCCTGGCCGCCGAGCGCATCCGCCGCCACGCCGCCGACGTGGAACTGGCCGCCCGCGCCGAGCTCGGCGGCGAACGCCTGCGCGCTCCGATCGAACAACTTGGCGTGACACTCGAGGGCTTCGCCGACGCCATCACCGCCGCCTTCGGGTCCATCCAGCCCGATCCGGCGGCCAGAACGGTCGAAGACGCCCCGGGTCACCCCGATACCGGCGCCCTGGCCGCCACCCTGCAACAACTCGAAACCCTGCTCGCCAACGACGACACCGAATCCAACCAGGTGTTCGAAAACGCCCGTGCCGGTCTGCACGCCGCCTTCGGCGAAAACGCCCGCCGACTCGAGCGCCGCATCCGCGGCTTCGAGTACGAGCGCGCGCTCGACATCGTTCGGGAAATGCGCGGCAGCAACTGA
- a CDS encoding DUF2867 domain-containing protein, with protein MVEQRLDAASERAAEGVDPGLCLVFGASGYIGSHLVPRLLAEGIRVRACSRNQASLAAHGWQPVELVSADALKPSTLPAALAGVRVAYYLVHSMSAGKAFGQLDLEAARNFAQAAADAGVERIIYLGGLVPEDAESEHILSRRDSGDRLRQGSVPVTELRAGIIVGPGSAAFEVMRDLVYHLPVMVTPRWVRAKSPPIALENLLTYLVELARHPESGGQIYDAAGPETLSYQEMMRILAEAGGRKPPLIIPVPVLSPKLSSYWLRLITAVPTNIARALIEGLKHDFTADDAALRQLIPQRLLNFRESVDAAFAAEREHRITTRWVEGAFAVRNHRIDYAYYAKRAGGSAETSASPAAVWQVVTAIGGETGYYYLNPLWQLRERLDWLAGGPGHRGGRRHPSELRVGDRIDSWKVIGLEPERRLSLAFGMKAPGAGMLEFELEPRADGGTKLNLTAYWHPAGVWGLLYWYSFEPAHKVIFSGTARAICQRAEAGNLA; from the coding sequence ATGGTTGAACAGCGATTAGACGCAGCCTCGGAGCGCGCGGCGGAAGGAGTCGATCCGGGTCTGTGCCTGGTGTTCGGCGCCAGCGGCTATATTGGCAGCCATTTGGTACCACGCCTGCTCGCCGAGGGCATCCGCGTGCGCGCCTGCTCCCGGAATCAAGCGAGCCTCGCCGCCCACGGCTGGCAGCCGGTGGAGCTGGTTAGTGCCGATGCGCTCAAGCCAAGCACCCTACCGGCAGCCCTGGCCGGGGTGCGGGTGGCCTATTATCTGGTGCATTCCATGAGCGCGGGCAAAGCCTTCGGCCAGCTCGACCTGGAAGCCGCGCGCAATTTTGCCCAAGCCGCGGCGGATGCCGGCGTCGAGCGCATTATTTACCTGGGCGGTCTGGTGCCCGAGGATGCCGAAAGCGAGCATATCCTCTCGCGCCGCGACTCCGGCGACAGGCTGCGCCAAGGCAGCGTGCCAGTCACCGAGCTGCGCGCTGGCATCATCGTCGGCCCCGGCTCGGCGGCCTTCGAGGTGATGCGCGATCTGGTCTATCATCTGCCGGTCATGGTCACCCCGCGCTGGGTGCGGGCGAAATCTCCTCCCATCGCGCTTGAAAACCTGCTGACTTACCTGGTTGAACTTGCGCGTCACCCCGAATCCGGTGGCCAGATTTACGACGCCGCTGGTCCCGAAACCCTCAGCTATCAGGAGATGATGCGCATCCTAGCCGAGGCCGGCGGACGCAAACCGCCCCTGATCATCCCGGTGCCGGTGCTCTCGCCCAAGCTGTCGTCCTACTGGTTGCGGCTGATCACGGCGGTGCCAACGAATATTGCACGCGCGCTCATTGAGGGGCTAAAACATGATTTCACCGCCGATGACGCCGCACTGCGCCAGCTCATCCCGCAACGCCTGCTGAACTTCCGTGAGTCCGTCGATGCCGCCTTTGCCGCTGAACGCGAACATCGCATCACCACCCGCTGGGTCGAAGGAGCCTTTGCCGTGCGCAATCATCGTATCGATTATGCCTACTATGCCAAGCGCGCCGGCGGCTCGGCCGAGACCAGTGCCTCGCCAGCTGCCGTTTGGCAAGTGGTCACCGCCATCGGAGGCGAGACGGGCTATTACTATCTCAACCCACTATGGCAACTGCGCGAGCGGCTCGATTGGCTGGCCGGCGGCCCCGGTCATCGCGGCGGTCGCCGTCATCCGAGCGAACTGCGCGTCGGTGACCGCATTGATTCCTGGAAAGTCATCGGCCTGGAGCCCGAACGCCGCCTGAGCCTCGCCTTCGGCATGAAAGCCCCCGGCGCCGGTATGCTGGAGTTCGAACTCGAACCACGCGCCGATGGCGGCACCAAGCTGAATCTCACCGCGTACTGGCACCCCGCCGGCGTCTGGGGGCTCTTATATTGGTATAGCTTTGAGCCGGCACATAAAGTCATCTTCAGCGGCACCGCGCGCGCCATCTGCCAGCGGGCTGAAGCAGGCAATCTTGCATAG
- a CDS encoding diguanylate cyclase, with protein sequence MAPSSASASRGGHRRENHLATLGLLLFAVILGLFVLVGAHLYRFESERHRQREIEQVKQQLDSLATALKSRIYANIFAVSGVKSLVAMNPELTQEDFSRAMAIQFREQRDLRNIGLARDMVLRLIYPVEGNEGAIGLDYRGLPDQIDAVQQALKLNRIVVAGPLPLVQGGEGLIARIPISVADAASGQERFWGFASVVMNTESIFSAAGITEQSGLRLAIRGRDGRGEQGEVFLGDPGIFDHQPVTQLIELPHGHWQMGATPAGGWTRYSPFSDPLMWSYLAAAAGILAFSAIIVFLLAENRKAGDALKKERDLFSEGPVFTMEWGAEQQGDWPIRRVSSNVAQILGYSQAEMLAPGFSYAALIHPEDAEPVVGRLRQHVAEGTDRYEDSYRVQTRSGGYLWFHDSTLLLRDKAGRITAVRSYLYDQTAQKQAEEALRIAEARLEKTAFELTENIPVGTYTMVQPAEGGMASFAFMSSRFLELTGLTREEAASDPMKGFACVHPDDFDAWVARNVETFNEKKPFFGEVRVVVKGETRWITAESFPRTLSDGTTVWEGVLADVTDRKRAEEALSESLRRFNDLVDRVSVGVYVFWHRANGKMEFEYVSDSWCEMNQIRREDLLENPWLAWNIVHPDEFEAFRQLNEQVVRERRSFVWEGQILVDGNVRFVLIESSPIFFANGDSRWFGFEQDITERKHAEAILQETNLALTQEINERKLVEQELKVKTELLEQLSMQDGLTGIANRRYFDQRVEAEWKRVLRTGLPLSLVLIDIDHFKQYNDHYGHGAGDACLRQVAQALARCAERPLDLVARYGGEEFIALLPETERNGALHLAEQMRAGVEALAIPHARSSAAAVVTLSIGVATHGPGRVKTDLRQLQECADQALYRGKHQGRNQVQEEVLAAG encoded by the coding sequence ATGGCGCCGTCTTCCGCGTCAGCAAGCCGAGGAGGCCATCGGCGCGAAAATCATCTCGCCACCCTGGGGCTGTTGCTGTTCGCGGTGATCCTTGGTCTTTTCGTGCTAGTTGGCGCGCACTTGTACCGCTTTGAATCCGAGCGGCACCGACAACGGGAGATCGAGCAGGTAAAACAGCAACTCGATAGCCTGGCCACCGCCCTGAAGAGTCGCATTTACGCCAATATTTTTGCCGTTTCGGGGGTCAAATCCCTGGTGGCGATGAATCCCGAGCTGACGCAGGAGGATTTCAGTCGCGCCATGGCGATTCAGTTTCGCGAGCAACGGGATTTGCGCAACATCGGTCTCGCCCGCGACATGGTGTTGCGCCTGATTTACCCCGTCGAAGGCAATGAAGGGGCGATCGGCTTGGATTACCGGGGCTTGCCCGATCAAATCGATGCCGTCCAACAGGCACTGAAACTCAATCGTATCGTGGTTGCCGGTCCGCTCCCGCTGGTACAGGGTGGCGAGGGCTTGATTGCCCGCATCCCGATAAGTGTCGCCGACGCGGCATCGGGTCAGGAGCGGTTTTGGGGCTTTGCCTCGGTGGTGATGAACACGGAATCAATTTTCTCCGCTGCTGGCATCACGGAACAGTCTGGCTTGCGCCTCGCCATCCGCGGTCGGGACGGTCGCGGGGAGCAGGGCGAGGTGTTCCTCGGCGATCCAGGCATCTTTGATCATCAGCCGGTCACCCAGTTGATTGAACTGCCCCATGGCCATTGGCAAATGGGCGCCACGCCCGCTGGCGGGTGGACGCGATACTCGCCTTTTTCTGACCCGCTGATGTGGAGTTATCTTGCCGCGGCGGCAGGGATTCTGGCTTTTTCCGCCATCATTGTGTTTCTGCTGGCCGAGAATCGCAAAGCCGGGGATGCACTCAAGAAAGAGCGCGATCTCTTTTCCGAAGGCCCGGTGTTCACCATGGAATGGGGGGCCGAGCAGCAAGGTGACTGGCCGATCAGGCGCGTGTCCTCGAATGTCGCGCAGATTCTGGGCTACAGCCAGGCCGAGATGCTCGCCCCGGGGTTTTCTTATGCGGCCTTGATCCATCCCGAGGATGCGGAACCGGTCGTTGGCCGGCTCAGACAGCATGTTGCCGAGGGGACTGATCGATACGAAGACTCCTACCGCGTGCAAACCCGATCCGGCGGGTATCTGTGGTTTCATGATTCCACCCTGTTGCTACGCGACAAGGCTGGTCGCATCACGGCCGTTCGCAGCTATCTGTATGACCAAACCGCGCAAAAGCAGGCCGAGGAAGCGCTGCGTATTGCCGAGGCGCGGTTGGAAAAAACCGCCTTTGAACTAACAGAAAACATTCCGGTTGGCACCTATACCATGGTGCAACCCGCCGAGGGCGGCATGGCAAGCTTTGCTTTTATGAGCAGTCGGTTTTTGGAACTGACCGGATTGACTCGGGAGGAAGCGGCTTCCGATCCCATGAAGGGCTTTGCCTGTGTGCATCCGGATGACTTTGATGCGTGGGTAGCGCGAAACGTAGAGACTTTCAACGAAAAGAAACCGTTTTTCGGTGAAGTGCGCGTGGTGGTCAAGGGTGAAACGCGCTGGATTACCGCCGAATCCTTTCCGCGAACCCTGTCTGACGGAACCACGGTCTGGGAGGGCGTGCTTGCGGATGTGACTGATCGTAAGCGTGCCGAGGAGGCCTTGAGCGAGAGCTTGCGGCGGTTCAACGATCTGGTGGATCGTGTCTCGGTGGGAGTTTATGTCTTTTGGCACCGGGCCAATGGCAAGATGGAATTTGAGTATGTCAGCGATAGCTGGTGTGAGATGAATCAAATCCGCCGCGAGGATTTGCTCGAAAATCCCTGGTTGGCCTGGAATATCGTGCATCCGGACGAGTTCGAGGCGTTCAGACAACTCAATGAACAGGTCGTCCGTGAACGCCGGTCTTTTGTTTGGGAGGGTCAAATTCTTGTCGATGGCAATGTCCGCTTTGTACTCATTGAGTCGAGTCCCATCTTTTTTGCCAATGGCGACAGCCGTTGGTTTGGCTTTGAGCAAGACATCACCGAACGAAAACATGCCGAAGCGATCTTGCAAGAAACCAATCTCGCGCTGACCCAAGAGATTAATGAGCGCAAACTGGTGGAACAGGAACTCAAGGTCAAGACCGAGTTGCTCGAACAGCTCTCCATGCAGGATGGGCTAACGGGCATTGCCAATCGGCGCTATTTCGATCAGCGTGTGGAAGCGGAATGGAAGCGCGTGCTGCGCACCGGTTTGCCCCTGTCCCTGGTGCTGATTGATATTGATCACTTCAAACAATACAACGACCACTATGGTCACGGCGCGGGGGATGCGTGCCTACGGCAGGTCGCGCAAGCGCTCGCGCGCTGCGCCGAGCGCCCGCTCGACCTTGTGGCACGTTACGGTGGCGAGGAATTCATCGCCCTACTGCCGGAAACCGAACGCAATGGCGCGCTCCATCTTGCCGAGCAGATGCGCGCCGGGGTGGAGGCGCTGGCCATCCCTCATGCCCGCTCCAGTGCTGCCGCGGTGGTGACATTGAGCATTGGGGTGGCCACCCATGGACCTGGCCGGGTCAAGACCGATCTGCGCCAGTTGCAGGAATGCGCCGACCAGGCGCTCTATCGCGGCAAGCATCAAGGGCGCAACCAGGTTCAGGAGGAGGTTCTGGCCGCTGGCTGA
- a CDS encoding PIN domain-containing protein produces MTARFFADTNVAVYALDADPRRHERAFSIMRQSPVISTQIVNEFLSVLTSKKGVPRERANRYARIMLRRCEVVSLTAQIVERAISIGERYQISHWDALVVSAALFSGCDTLFSEDLQDGQVFERRLTVMNPWSSGEIPRRVPVGR; encoded by the coding sequence ATGACCGCAAGATTCTTCGCTGATACGAATGTTGCCGTCTACGCGTTGGATGCCGATCCGCGACGTCATGAACGAGCGTTCTCGATCATGCGGCAAAGTCCGGTCATTAGCACCCAGATTGTTAATGAGTTTCTGAGTGTTTTAACCAGCAAGAAAGGCGTGCCAAGAGAGCGAGCCAACCGTTACGCGCGGATTATGCTTCGTCGCTGTGAAGTCGTTTCTTTGACAGCTCAGATTGTGGAAAGGGCGATCTCCATTGGCGAGCGCTATCAGATTAGCCATTGGGATGCCTTGGTAGTCTCCGCAGCGTTATTTAGCGGTTGCGATACGCTCTTTTCAGAGGACTTGCAAGACGGTCAGGTGTTCGAGAGGCGCCTGACCGTTATGAATCCGTGGTCTAGCGGTGAAATTCCCCGGCGCGTTCCGGTTGGTAGGTGA
- a CDS encoding secretin N-terminal domain-containing protein, whose amino-acid sequence MKPRISYPSRSLWPGPLRLCLGLLMMAFILPAAIAADGRDFAYLPVYSQPAEDLVAVLRPMAGGGSVLAHRNQIIVRGTPEEIAAVSEALERLDQPARRLMIEVRLADRSAGQRGGRYLDGGWERGDGQDSVSIHAGTREIRTRRRDDSVQRVQTLDGRPALIRTGLWRPVTTFAGVDPYSGGVVLGQGVQSIDTGFQVLPRTHGDQVTLELYQQDEQALPNGRLRGGSAQTVLRGYLGEWLDIGGQQQLEATNGRRWTTGHAEERHLQVRVRPLD is encoded by the coding sequence ATGAAACCGCGTATTTCTTATCCCAGCCGGTCCTTGTGGCCTGGCCCGTTACGCCTGTGTCTTGGCCTGCTGATGATGGCCTTTATCCTTCCGGCAGCCATTGCCGCCGATGGGCGCGATTTCGCCTACCTGCCGGTCTATTCCCAGCCGGCGGAGGATTTGGTCGCGGTGCTGCGCCCCATGGCAGGCGGCGGCTCGGTGCTGGCGCATCGCAATCAGATCATTGTGCGCGGCACGCCGGAGGAGATCGCGGCGGTGAGCGAGGCGCTCGAGCGGCTCGACCAACCCGCGCGGCGGCTGATGATCGAAGTGCGTCTGGCCGACCGCTCGGCCGGGCAGCGCGGCGGACGCTATCTTGACGGCGGCTGGGAGCGTGGCGATGGACAGGATAGCGTCAGTATTCACGCAGGTACCCGCGAGATCCGCACCCGGCGCCGGGATGACTCGGTACAGCGGGTGCAGACGCTCGACGGGCGCCCGGCGTTGATTCGTACCGGGCTGTGGCGACCGGTGACAACCTTCGCCGGGGTTGATCCCTACAGTGGCGGGGTGGTGCTGGGGCAGGGTGTTCAGTCCATCGACACCGGCTTTCAGGTGCTGCCGCGCACCCATGGCGACCAGGTGACACTCGAGCTTTACCAACAGGACGAACAAGCCCTGCCCAATGGCCGTCTGCGCGGCGGCTCCGCGCAAACCGTGCTGCGTGGCTATCTGGGGGAGTGGCTGGACATCGGCGGCCAGCAGCAACTGGAAGCAACCAATGGCAGACGCTGGACCACCGGGCATGCCGAAGAGCGGCACCTGCAAGTGCGGGTGCGGCCGCTCGATTGA